One stretch of Juglans microcarpa x Juglans regia isolate MS1-56 chromosome 3D, Jm3101_v1.0, whole genome shotgun sequence DNA includes these proteins:
- the LOC121254205 gene encoding thioredoxin X, chloroplastic — MDTLLSHSALFLRPPFLPVCTFTSTSSSPTAWLAPSCSKNLFLASRSQRRSPWLRNSSAARKFSITCGGITEINETQFSDIVLKSDRPVLVEFVANWCGPCRLISPAIESVAQEYGDRLTVVKIDHDANPRLIEEYKVYGLPTLIFFKKGQEVPESRREGAITKAKLKDYVDALLESLSVA; from the exons ATGGACACTCTCCTCTCGCATTCAGCGTTATTTTTAAGGCCACCCTTCCTCCCGGTTTGTACATTTACCTCAACCTCCAGCTCCCCAACCGCTTGGTTGGCGCCCAGCTGCTCCAAGAACCTCTTTTTGGCGTCTCGAAGCCAAAGAAGATCACCGTGGTTGCGTAATTCCTCTGCTGCTCGCAAGTTTTCGATAACTTGCGGTGGTATTACGGAGATAAACGAGACCCAGTTCTCTGACATTGTCTTGAAGTCCGACCGTCCTGTTCTCGTGGAGTTTGTCGCCAATTGGTGCGGTCCCTGCCGCTTAATCTCCCCTGCTATCGAATCGGTCGCCCAG GAATATGGAGACAGATTGACGGTTGTAAAAATTGATCATGATGCAAACCCTCGACTAATTGAAGAGTACAAAGTTTACGGATTGCCAACTTTGATCTTCTTCAAGAAGGGGCAAGAAGTTCCAGAAAGCAGGAGGGAAGGTGCAATTACGAAAGCGAAGCTTAAGGATTATGTTGATGCCTTATTGGAGTCACTATCAGTTGCCTAG
- the LOC121255129 gene encoding transcription factor BEE 3-like, giving the protein MLFIECICKIHEKLKCNTIYLDQVRRQKINYKLRCLQDLVPGCLKTMGMAAMLDEIINYVHSLKNQVEVSWKLINKPRCKHDDAVILKSKALAIKIFLFL; this is encoded by the exons ATGTTATTCATCGAATGTATTTGCAAAATCCATGAGAAGTTGAAATGCAATACCATTTATTTGGATCAGGTGAGAAGgcaaaaaatcaattacaagttgAGATGCTTGCAAGACCTAGTTCCTGGATGCCTCAAG ACAATGGGAATGGCAGCGATGTTGGATGAAATTATCAATTATGTCCATTCACTGAAGAATCAGGTTGAGGTAAGTTGgaaattaataaacaaaccAAGGTGTAAACACGATGATGCTGTCATATTGAAATCTAAAGCACTAGCAATTAAAATATTCTTgtttctctga
- the LOC121255130 gene encoding protein FAR1-RELATED SEQUENCE 5-like has translation MTQRSKREKDGTVKYVTVGCARDGKARNRASNVSKPRPTSKTDCKVRMNVMLKDGKLCVTSVFNTHNHGLSPRKSRFFRCNREVNESVRRVLDTNDEAGIRMNKSFHALVTEAGGYENVPFGEKDCRNYIDKARHLRLGKGGAQALFEYFRRMQNKNDGFFSLMELDDDDRLKSVFWADARSRGADNYFGDVVTFDTTYLTNRYGMPFAPFVGVNHHGQSILLGAGLISSEDTESFIWLFKTWLDCMDGKAPNAIITDQDRAMKNAIAIVFPNTRHRYCLWHILRKVPEKIGSHGQYKCGLKSKLLSCVYDSLTIEEFENSWKSLNDTFNLHENAWLQSLYAEKEFWVPVYLKNSFWAGMSTTQRSESMNAFFDGYVHARTNLKEFVDQFDNALKKKVENENQADFNSFNFTIPCISHLALEKKFQDVYTNAKFEEVQQEIMGMIYCHCRFEKMEGVIAIYSVDDQVKAEDFIKEVTYTLYFNEAECEAKCVCGLFETRGIICRHILAIFSAKKVRELPEK, from the coding sequence ATGACACAAAGGagtaaaagagagaaagatgGGACTGTGAAATATGTCACTGTGGGATGTGCTCGGGATGGGAAAGCACGAAATAGGGCGTCAAATGTCTCCAAGCCTCGGCCAACAAGCAAGACAGACTGCAAGGTAAGGATGAATGTCATGTTAAAGGATGGGAAGCTGTGTGTGACATCCGTATTTAACACACACAATCATGGGCTCAGTCCAAGAAAATCCAGATTTTTTAGATGCAACAGAGAAGTTAACGAGTCTGTTAGGAGGGTGTTGGATACTAATGATGAGGCTGGCATACGGATGAATAAGAGTTTCCATGCTCTTGTGACTGAAGCGGGTGGGTATGAGAACGTACCATTTGGAGAAAAAGATTGTCGTAACTATATTGACAAGGCACGACACCTGCGTCTTGGTAAAGGTGGTGCTCAAGCGCTGTTTGAGTATTTTAGAAGGATGCAAAACAAGAATGATGGTTTTTTCAGCCTCATGGAATTAGACGATGACGATAGACTGAAAAGTGTGTTTTGGGCGGACGCCCGTAGTAGAGGGGCAGACAACTACTTTGGAGATGTGGTAACATTCGATACCACATACTTGACAAATAGGTATGGAATGCCATTTGCACCTTTTGTGGGTGTAAACCATCATGGACAGTCAATCCTTTTGGGTGCAGGCCTTATTTCAAGTGAGGATACAGAATCGTTTATTTGGTTATTTAAAACTTGGCTTGATTGCATGGATGGAAAAGCGCCGAATGCTATTATTACAGATCAAGATCGcgcaatgaaaaatgcaatcGCCATTGTCTTCCCGAACACGCGGCATAGATATTGCTTGTGGCACATATTGCGAAAGGTCCCTGAGAAAATTGGTTCACATGGTCAATACAAATGTGGCCTGAAAAGTAAATTGCTATCTTGTGTATATGACTCCCTTAcaattgaggagtttgagaattCTTGGAAAAGCCTCAATGATACTTTCAACTTGCATGAAAATGCATGGTTGCAAAGCTTATATGCAGAAAAAGAGTTTTGGGTGCCGGTATATTTAAAGAACTCGTtctgggctggaatgagtacaactcAACGcagtgagagcatgaatgctTTCTTCGATGGCTACGTGCATGCCAGAACAAACCTTAAAGAGTTTGTTGATCAGTTCGACAATGCTCTCAAGAAAAAAGTTGAGAACGAAAACCAAGCtgacttcaattcatttaactTCACCATTCCTTGCATATCACACTTGGCTCTTGAGAAGAAGTTTCAAGATGTATAcacaaatgcaaaatttgaGGAGGTTCAACAAGAGATAATGGGAATGATATATTGTCATTGTCGTTTCGAGAAAATGGAGGGAGTAATCGCAATTTACTCGGTCGATGATCAAGTAAAGGCTGAAGATTTCATCAAGGAGGTTACGTATACTCTTTACTTTAATGAGGCTGAGTGTGAGGCGAAGTGTGTTTGTGGGTTGTTTGAGACGCGAGGGATAATATGTAGACATATTCTTGCAAtcttttcagctaagaaagtcCGTGAGTTGCCAGAGAAGTAA
- the LOC121254076 gene encoding putative protein TPRXL — MEKEKEDASRITAPITNPSTQDISRPLYPNYMPSYYGPVPHAWLLPFVHPPSASPYPWSNQQDPWSSTAAATSSAAIPMMRPPPTAYPYPWSNQQHPWNTTSDATSNIDALSSSANVSSTAALYSSAIPMMGPPPTAYPYPWSNQQHPWTSTSAPTSSSASSVSSSVAASSSVQTCASVAASSCSALPTFVTPTSTNTYPCGSEENKVQQSNSVEEISEATLDSIEVEAQSTTSLGNTVDTNEAGTDGGDITEEPKPGMRFESENELMNYYKHYGK, encoded by the exons atggagaaagagaaagaagatgcATCCCGTATAACAGCTCCTATCACCAATCCATCAACGCAG GACATATCAAGACCACTGTATCCAAATTACATGCCAAGTTACTACGGGCCAGTACCTCATGCGTGGTTACTACCTTTTGTGCATCCTCCAAGTGCCAGCCCATATCCATGGAGCAACCAG CAAGACCCATGGAGCTCTACTGCTGCTGCCACGTCAAGTGCCGCCATACCAATGATGAGACCTCCTCCAACTGCCTACCCATATCCATGGAGCAACCAG CAACACCCATGGAACACTACCTCTGATGCCACGTCAAATATTGATGCCTTGAGTAGTTCCGCTAACGTGTCAAGTACTGCTGCCTTGTATAGTTCCGCCATACCAATGATGGGACCTCCTCCAACTGCCTACCCATATCCATGGAGCAACCAG CAACACCCATGGACCTCTACTTCCGCTCCCACGTCTAGTTCTGCAAGTAGTGTCAGCTCTAGTGTAGCTGCCAGTTCTAGTGTACAAACATGCGCTAGTGTCGCTGCTAGCTCATGTTCGGCGTTACCAACATTTGTTACTCCAACTTCTACCAACACATATCCATGTGGCAGTGAG GAAAATAAAGTGCAACAAAGTAACtctgttgaagaaattagtGAGGCCACATTAGACTCGATAGAAGTTGAAGCGCAATCTACTACCTCTTTGGGTAATACAGTTGATACGAATGAGGCTGGCACTGATGGGGGTGATATAACTGAGGAGCCAAAGCCAGGGATGCGCTTTGAGTCGGAGAATGAGTTGATGAATTACTATAAACATTATGGAAAATGA